The Aminivibrio pyruvatiphilus genomic interval CGCACCCGCATTTTCAGGAGCTTCTGGTTGAGGTCCCGGAAGATGTAGGGGCAGTCGTTCACCCCCTTGAGGAGGACCGACTGGTTCCCCAGGGGAATTCCGGCGTCCGCCAGCTTCGCACATGCCGCCGCCGCCTCGGGAGTCAATTCCCGGGGGTGATTGAAGTGCAGGTTGATCCAGAGGGGGTGGTACTTTTTCAGGACGGAGCAGAGCCCCTCCGTCACTCTCATGGGGAGTACGGCGGGGATCCTGGTGCCGATGCGGATGATCTCCACCGTGGATATGGCCCGCAGCCGGGAGAGGATGAAATCAAGGGTCCCGTCCGACAGGGTGAGAGGATCCCCTCCCGTGATCAGCACGTCCCGTATCTCGGGGGTCCTGGCGATATAGTCAAGACAGCGGCTGATCTGGTCCTCCGTCCTCGGGGTGTCGTTCTGGCCGGCGAAACGTCTCCGCGTGCAGTGGCGGCAGTACATGGCGCACTGGTCCGTGACGAGAAGGATGCACCGGTCGGGGTACCTGTGGGTCAGTCCCGGCACCGGAGAGTCCACATCCTCGTGGAGCGGGTCGAGGAGGTCGGTGGGGGAGATCAGGGTCTCCTTCAGCGTCGGGATGGCCTGTCTCCGTATGGGGCAGTCAGGGTCGCTTCCGTCGATGAGGGAGGCGTAATAGGGGGTTATGGCCATCCGGAGAGAGTTAAGGCTTCTCTTCAGCGTGGCCGATTCCCCCTTGGAAAGGGGAAGGATCCTTGCCAGCT includes:
- the ablA gene encoding lysine 2,3-aminomutase, coding for MSSTAKESESNGIQAEGNGEETRPPSLRTKKPREGALPALPLFPSNRPYLEALRESAGEELWNDWRWQMKARITTAGELARILPLSKGESATLKRSLNSLRMAITPYYASLIDGSDPDCPIRRQAIPTLKETLISPTDLLDPLHEDVDSPVPGLTHRYPDRCILLVTDQCAMYCRHCTRRRFAGQNDTPRTEDQISRCLDYIARTPEIRDVLITGGDPLTLSDGTLDFILSRLRAISTVEIIRIGTRIPAVLPMRVTEGLCSVLKKYHPLWINLHFNHPRELTPEAAAACAKLADAGIPLGNQSVLLKGVNDCPYIFRDLNQKLLKMRVRPYYIYQCDLSRGIEHFRTSIGKGIEIMEYLRGHTSGLAVPTFVVDAPGGGGKIPVMPNYVLSRSDRKTVLRNFEGVVTVYTEPDDNRSVCAGKCRETCERAKNLYTGGIESLFEGEAVSLEPRELAREKRRKHWAEGDKNK